The genomic region gtattttttttaaagattcatttattttagggggaggggcagaaggagagagagagagatcgagaatcccaagcagactccacgctcagcagggagcccgacatggggctcgatcccacgcctccgggatcatgacctgagccaaaggcaaaggcttaaccaacggagccacccaggcatccctgccttTGTAATTTCTTAAATGCCCCTGAAATTCGCAATGAAATCCATCCTGCATCTccaaaaattcaataaattaagtttactaaataataataaagtgctACCCAAAGATAAGCTACAGCAAAACAATACAGTttaatggaaacaaaacagatgatagAAGTCCTGGGTTATAGCCTAGGTCTGCCTCTACTAACCATATGATTTGGGGTAATGTTTAGAGTTCCAATTTACtagaggatgaaaaaaaaataatgtaatattccTCCTTTCTCATCGCTGTGCACAAGCTAAGACATCGAGCGTAAAGCACTTTGAACCACCACATCGCTTCGAACTGTAGGTGTGCGGATATGCAAGGCTGCATACTTGGGTGTGCAGAAATGAGCTCAGAGATCAGGTGAGAAGGGTTTGAGTTCTAAGTCACTGATCATTAGTATGCTTCAAGCAAGTCACTGAGGATCTGGCACTTCTGTTTTCTtaataggaaaatggaaataaaaatcctAGTCAGAACACATTTCTCCTCATACCCAAAATTTTAGGAGTTAGAGATTGACCTTTGAGGGCATTATACAAAAGTTAGTAATTATATGCGGAAGCAATAAAAAGAGTGAGAACTTAAGGTTTTTAGCCTAAGCACTATATCTTAGAGATGGGATGTCTGTAATTATCAGGTCCAGCAAGGATGATCCATGCTTCTTAGGGACATGTTGACAATTTGAGTACCTTGTCATTAGGGAGATCGTGGAGCCCGGCTTCATGTTACAATCTGAAAATCATCATCATAACAATAATGGCCTTTGGGCACTTACTCTGTACTATATTATGTGCCAGTGCCCACGCTGCACCACAGATCAATTAAATCTGAACCTCTATGGGTGGAGCCCAGGCATCAATACTTACAAATGCTCCGGGTGATTACAGTATACAGTCaatgttgagaaccactgtcttaaAGCCTCAAGTCCAATGAAAAACTAAGAACAAATTCCAGACACCTAATGACAACTCACTTTTATGGGAACTGAGTGCttgaaaaacaatttctaaatatGCATTATCCCATGTTATTTTTACAACCACCTTTGAAATTGATATtactgatttctgtttttaatttaaattcaattagccaacatatagtacatcattagtttcagatatagtgttcatcacatcacatgccctccttaatgctcaccacccaattaccccattcccccccccacctcccctccagcaaccctgtttgtttcctatagttaagagtctctcatggtttgtctccctctctgatggcttcccatccagttttccctcccttcccctataatcctctgcactgttcctcacagtccacatatgagtgaaaaaaCTACATGatagttgtttttctctgactgacttatttcactcagcataataccctccagttccatccacattgatgtaaatgttaagtattcatcctttctgacggctgagtaatattccattgtgtgtgtgtgtgtgtgtgtgtgtgtgtgtgtgtgtgtgtgtgtaccacatcttctttatccattcacctgtcaatggatatctcagctctttccatggttttctattctggacattgctgctataaacagtggggtgtAGGTGACCCttcagattactacatttgtatctttggggtaaatacctagtagtgcaattggtgggttgtagggtagctctatttttaacgtcttgaggaacatccatactgttttccaaagtggctgtaccagcttgcatgcccaccaacagtgtaagaaagttcccctttctccacatcctctccaacacttggtgtttcctgtcttgttaattttatccattctgactggtgtgaggtgatatctcgttgtggttttgatttgtatttccctgatgccgagagatgttgagcactttttcatgtgtctgttggccatttggatgtcttctccgaagaaatgtctgttcatctcttctgcccatttcttgactggattatttgttctttgggtgttgagtttgataagttctttatagatcttggatactagccctttatctgatatgtcatttgcaaatatcttctcccattccataggttgccttttagttttgtggactgtttcctttgctgtgcaaaagctttttatactgatgaagttccaaaagttcatttttgcttttgtttcccttgcctttggagacgtgtcttgcaagaagctgctgcagccaaGGTTAAAGTGGTGTTCTACTCAAGGATTtcaatggactcctgtctcacatttaggtctttcatccattttgagtttatctttgtgtctggtgtaagaaaatggtctagtttcattcttttacatgtggctgtccaattttcccagcaccatttgctgaagagactgtcctttttccattagatattcttacCTGCTTTGTCGAAGAATAGTTGACTATTGagttctgggttttctattgttttctatttatctgtgtctgtttttgtgccagtaccatactgtctttatgattacagctttgtaatgtagcttgaagtccagcattgtgatgccaccagctttggttttctttttcaacatccctctgtctattcggggtcttttctggttccatacaagttttaggattatttgttccagctctgtgaagaatgtcgatggtattttgaaagggattgcattgaatgtatagattgctctgggtagcatagacattttaacaatatttattcttccagtccatgagcatggaatgttttttccatttcttcgtgtcttcctcaatatcttagtaaatgttctgttgtttttagagtacagatcctttacctctttggttaggtttattcctaggtagcttatggtttttggtgctattgtaaatggaattgattccttaatttccatttcttctgtctcattgtcaGTGtgtagaaatgccactgatttctgtgcattgattttatatccttccactttgctgaattcctgtatgagttctagcagttttggggtggagtcttttgggttttccacagagagtatcatatcatccgtgaggagtgagagtttaacttcttctttgcctactcagatgccttttatttctttttgttgtctgattgctgtggctaggacttctagtactgtgttgaacaacagtggtgagagtgggcatccctgtcgtgtttcTGACCtcaggagaaaagctctcagtttttccccattgtgaatgatattcactgtgggcttttcatagatggcttttatgatattgagatatgttctctctatccctatagtATGGagagttttaatgaagaaaggatgctgtatttagtcaaatgctttttctgtatctattgagaggatcatatggttctagtcttttcttttattaatgtagcgtatcacattgattgatttgtggatgtcgaaccacccttgcagcccaggaatacatcccacttggtcgtggtgaataatccttttaatgtaccattgaatcctattggctagtatcttggtgagaattttggcatccgtgttcatcagggctattggtctgtaattctccttttggggTGTTgtctggggtctttgtctggttttgggatcaaggtaatgctggcctcatagaacgagtttggaaattttccttccatttctatttttttgaaacagcttcagaagaataggtattaattcttctttaaatgcttggtagatttcccctgggaagccatccggccctggactGATTTCTTTGTCAACAAAAAACATCTTGGAATGCAAGGACTCCTCCGAGGCAAGGAAAAGATTCATTGCCCTGCAGTTTGCAAACCAAGGACACATGGCCTAGGGCTACAAACCAAAGTAGCTCTGTCAGGGAAGTTCAGGCTCGGGGTTTAAACAGGCAAATGTCTAGGGCAGTCTCTGTGCCCATCATGGACGTTGGTCAGACTCAGGTCCCAAGCTGCAAGTTTCAGGAGCAAGGCGGCAAGCAGGACATAAAGCTCGCTATTTCCCGGTAACAGTTTCAGGACAGCGCAGCCGCTGAAGAGCAGGATAGGATGCGTTGCAAAGGGTTTTTTTCGAAAATGTTGCTGAATTTTGTGCAAGCCTGTCATCTCAGGCTGTGCTGACTGGTTTTGTTCCCTGTGGTCATTCGGCCTGACTAAAATTTTAGTGTTTCTCCCTTGACATGAGGGCACCCATCTTGCCTGTTAGCCATTACTGTCTAATTATTGAGGCTTTTTGTTCTCATCTTCATCTTTCAGATACAGACATTGACTTGTCACTCAGTGATACAGTTGTAACTACCATATTATCCTGACACTGTGGTTTTGAGATGGGTATTTGTGCATTCACACTCAGAGACTGGGAATTGCACGGATGACagggaaattttatttctgaagcaAAATACATCTCCAAgtacaaaatatgaaatatgctGCTTGTTACCTATAGGATAGAGGTTCTCAAACCTGAGCATGCATCAGCATCACAGGAGAGAGTGTTAAACCCAGATTGTTGGCCCCACCCGCAGGGGTTTCTGATTTGGTGGGTCCTGGGTGAGGCCTGAGAGTTTGTATCTCTAACATGATGCTAACGCTGCTGGTCCAGGGAACACACTTTAAGAACCATTGCTGTAGGTTATCTGAGAAACATAAAAGTGGTAAAAGTCCCAGATCTTGCCCCCTTTTTCTTCTCATCCTCATGATCTTTGAAACACCCAGAGGCTGGTCTTTCACCCTGCAAACAGCAAGATGAGGGGAGGATTCATCAGGAAAGAGCCCAGGATCACCCAGCTGACCCCAAGTGCTCAAAACTAGCTTCATTCAAAAGTCCAAGGTGCAGCCTTTCATGGGCTCTTCTCTCCCATCCCAACCAAACACAGGAGAATGGCTGCAGAAAATCACTCTACAGTGACCGAGTTCATTCTCAGGGGATTGACAAATCAGCCAGAGCTCCAgctcccccttttcttcctcttccttgagATCTACTTGGTCACCATGATAGGGAACCTGGGCATGCTCACACTGATTTGTCTGAATCCTCAGCTTCACACCCCCATGTGCTACTTCCTCAGCAATCTGTCACTTGTGGATCTCTGCTACTCCTCTGTCATTACCCGGAAAATGTTGGTGAACTTCGTGTCAGAGAAGAACACCGTCCCCTACGTAGGGTGCATGTCACAGCTCTCCTTGTGTTTGTCATTGCCGAGTGTTACATGCTGACAGTGATGGCCTATGACCACTATGTCGCCATCTGCAGCCCTTTGCTCTACAATGTCATCATGTGTCATCAAGTCTGCTCCCTGCTGGTGGCTGTGGTCTATGCCATGGGGCTCATTGGCTCAACAATAGAGACTGGCCTCATGTTAAAACTGTCCTATTGTGAACTCTTCATCAGTCATTACTTCTGTGACATCCTCCTCATGGAACTTTCCTGCTCTAGCACCTATGATATTGAGATGACAGTCTTCTTTTTGGCTGGATTCAACATCATAGTCACCAGTTTAACAGTCCTTGTTTCCTACGTCTTCATCCTCTCCAGCATCCTCCGCATCAGCTCCACAGAGGGCAGGTCCAAAGCCTTCAGCACCTGTAGCTCCCACCTTGCAGCTGTGGGGATGTTCTATGGATCTACTGCATTCATGTACTTAAAACCGTCCACAGCCAGTTCCCTGGCCCAGGAGAACGTGGCCTCCGTGTTCTATACCACAGTGATCCCCATGCTGAACCCCCTGATCTACAGCTTGAGGAATAAGGAGGTAAAGGCCACCATGCAGAAAACACTGAGGAGAAAAGCGTTTTGAGGTAAATGTTATttgttctcaattttaaaattaagttgctTTAATACCAGAGGGAAGCCCCCTGAATGCTTATCCAAGTGTGATGGGAAATAGGCGCTTGACTACATGGTTgcctccccttcttctctcttccttccctccctctctggacTCTCATTTCTGTTTGAAATCAAATTATTTCaagttcatgttttctttcacttGAGATCCAGTTTCTCTGTCCTGAACCCTTTGGTAAACATTTACTACCTTAACTGTAatttaacataaattttaaactttcagCACTGAGTTTGAAAGTCATCCATTGTTTTATTGCCTTCCCTATAGAAAATATTACTCaacccaattcttttttttttttttttttttttgtgccaggGAGTACACAGGCAAGGAGAGGTGAGTGTGAAAGCCACCAAGAAGTGAGACACAGATTCTTGTTCATCCAGACCTCTTCTGTCTTCACTCCTCTCTACTTGTTCTTGCCCAAGAACCTCTACATGATCCCTTTATGTAATTTCGtagtaacaataaaaattgtaagagcgggcgcctgggtggctcagttggttaagcaactgccttcggctcaggtcatgatcctggagtcctgggatcgagtcccgcatcgggctccccgctcagcggggagtctgcttctccctcagaccctctcccctctcatgctctctctctatctcattctctctctcaaataaataaataaaatctttaaaaaaaaaattgtaagagcCAGTCACATATTTTGAGATGCTTACTCTGAGCCATGCAACTCCCCTAaatgctttatatgcattatttcaaTGATGCCTCACAATACGTAGGTACTGTTGTTATCCCCATCTCACAGATACGCAAACTTGGTTCagtaacttgccaaggtcacgTAGCTGGCAAACAAACAACACTGGGATCCAAATCGAACTCAGAGCCCACAGTCAGCTCTCCCACACTATCCCCTCCCCTATAGGCCAACACTCCTTTTGAACAGCCTCTTAAGCTTGACCTAATTATACTTTTCCAGTTTTAGATACCTCCAAAAAACTAATTCGTCAGATCCCCACCTTTTATCACCTGCCTTAGCCTCTTTCCCTTTGTAGACAACTTCTTCAAGATGACTAAGGAAAGATTACACCAGAGTGACCAACTTGGCCCTGTTTGATGGGCCCTTTCCCAGCATTAGCACTGAAAGCCCTCCA from Zalophus californianus isolate mZalCal1 chromosome 11, mZalCal1.pri.v2, whole genome shotgun sequence harbors:
- the LOC113913720 gene encoding LOW QUALITY PROTEIN: olfactory receptor 8A1 (The sequence of the model RefSeq protein was modified relative to this genomic sequence to represent the inferred CDS: inserted 1 base in 1 codon), producing MAAENHSTVTEFILRGLTNQPELQLPLFFLFLEIYLVTMIGNLGMLTLICLNPQLHTPMCYFLSNLSLVDLCYSSVITRKMLVNFVSEKNTVPYVGCMSQLXLVFVIAECYMLTVMAYDHYVAICSPLLYNVIMCHQVCSLLVAVVYAMGLIGSTIETGLMLKLSYCELFISHYFCDILLMELSCSSTYDIEMTVFFLAGFNIIVTSLTVLVSYVFILSSILRISSTEGRSKAFSTCSSHLAAVGMFYGSTAFMYLKPSTASSLAQENVASVFYTTVIPMLNPLIYSLRNKEVKATMQKTLRRKAF